CGGGCGCGTCGGGATCGCCGATATAAATGTTCCAGTGCGCGACGAGGTTGGGCTTGTTGGGCTGAATCTCGGCGCCGAAGAGCACGCGCCCGTCGGGCATCATCGAGGGCACGCCGACTTCTGTCACCTTGCCGTCATCGGGCGAGGGCAGACCTACCGCCGTGATTACCTGGGATTCGCCGTTGCTGTCGCTACCGTAGACGACTTGGGCATTGTCCATCTGCAGGCTCGCGGAGTTACCCGAGAGCGTCAGCGACACGGCGTGAGCGTTGAGCGCAGTCCCCAGGATGAACGCCAACGCGGGAGCGAAAACGCTGACTTTCTTCATATGTCCCCACGACGCTGAATCAGAAAGTCGTATTCAGCGTTCCCCAAAATCTTATAGTCGCGTTTGCCGCCGTAGCGCAACGGCGATTCGCGAAGAAGCGATCTCAGAACCCGATAGAGTCGAGTAACCGCGAAATTCTTTCCGGATGCGTGGAGCGCCAATAAATCCGGCCGCATCCGTCGCACGCCGAAAACTTATGCTGACTGGCGAAGACAAAGGGCGGAACCCGGCGCGACAACATCTCGCGCGGGACTGGGCGGAGCAGCAGATTGCATCGCGAGCATCGTGTAAGCGCGAACTGTCGCGTATCGAATGGAACTCGCGCGAGCACCTCGCGAAGCTGCGCGCGGAGATCGTTCGCCTCGATAAAGATGACGTCGCTCGCGCTGCGAAGGCGTTTGTCGCGGGTGAGCATCAGCCGGCCGTCAACTCGAGCGCGAGCGAGCAGATGCGCCCCATCCGACTGCGCATCCGTGACGACATCGGCGCCCAGCAGTCGCAACCATCGCCCCAACCGCATCAGCATCCGATCGGCAGCAAGCTTCGGGGGCTCCTCCATATCGGTGGAGTGTACTATAGGAAGGATGCGAATTGGCTGGCGGCGCGACTTCAAGTGATACTTTAAGTGCGTGCGGCGCCGGGCGGAGGTCTTGATGAACGAAGAACACATCACTTTTGCCGCGGGTGACCTGGCTCTCGAAGGACTCGTCGCGAATCCGGGCGGCGGCGCGCGGGCGGCCGTGGTATGCCATCCGCATCCACTCTATGGCGGCTCGATGTTCAACAATGTCGTCGAGGCGATCCTCGCTCCGCTCTGGCAACTTGGCTACGCGACGCTGCG
This genomic stretch from Candidatus Binataceae bacterium harbors:
- a CDS encoding Mut7-C RNAse domain-containing protein, translating into MEEPPKLAADRMLMRLGRWLRLLGADVVTDAQSDGAHLLARARVDGRLMLTRDKRLRSASDVIFIEANDLRAQLREVLARVPFDTRQFALTRCSRCNLLLRPVPREMLSRRVPPFVFASQHKFSACDGCGRIYWRSTHPERISRLLDSIGF